A single Cyprinus carpio isolate SPL01 chromosome A20, ASM1834038v1, whole genome shotgun sequence DNA region contains:
- the LOC122149031 gene encoding uncharacterized protein LOC122149031 translates to MPRCPTGQRALPVHCARQTRFALLNARSISNKGLYLGDLFTNGSLDFMALTETWQREQEYYHLNELCPPDCSVLGTPRVARRGGGLALIHRNCFRCRLTKSEPFNSFELQMTKVGNTDFFYCILIYRPPGPAQKFLDEFSDFLSTIIKLDKVLILGDFNFHIDDPFCNAASEFLTLTDSFNLKQHVSGPTHKKGHTLDLVFSFGLDINCLNVVDIHVTDHCCIYFNVSCNVVSDAHTVVSKRRIINQKVIENFSDFFQPKFFEDYTDAEPLVNHFNDHCLSALDIVAPVKHKTTSPKNPCPWLNEEIASSRRICRKVERLWKSTNLEVHRLHLKELIVFLNEMMKQARSKYFF, encoded by the coding sequence ATGCCGAGGTGTCCCACTGGTCAGCGCGCACTTCCTGTCCATTGCGCGCGGCAAACACGGTTTGCTTTACTGAATGCCCGCTCTATATCAAACAAGGGACTTTATCTGGGAGACTTGTTCACAAACGGAAGTCTTGATTTCATGGCCCTCACTGAGACGTGGCAGCGGGAACAGGAATACtatcatttaaatgaactgtgtCCTCCGGACTGCTCCGTACTTGGAACTCCACGGGTTGCGCGGCGAGGAGGCGGCCTCGCACTCATCCACAGAAACTGCTTTCGCTGTAGGCTTACGAAGTCGGAGCCTTTCAACTCATTTGAGCTTCAAATGACAAAGGTTGGAAATACTGActtcttttattgtattttaatttaccGACCTCCCGGTCCTGCACAAAAGTTCTTAGAcgagttttcagattttttatctACGATTATTAAattagataaagttttaattcttGGTGATTTTAATTTCCACATTGACGATCCCTTTTGTAATGCAGCGTCTGAGTTTTTAACACTTACAGACTCTTTTAATTTAAAGCAACATGTTTCTGGTCCTACACACAAAAAAGGCCACACCTTAGATCTTGTTTTCTCCTTTGGCCTAGACATAAACTGCCTGAATGTTGTGGATATTCATGTGACTGACCATTGCTGTATATACTTTAATGTGTCTTGTAATGTGGTCAGTGATGCTCATACAGTGGTGTCCAAAAGGCGTATTATAAATCAAAAAGTTATTGAaaatttttcagatttctttCAGCCCAAATTCTTTGAGGATTATACTGATGCAGAACCCCTTGTTAATCACTTCAATGACCATTGCCTTTCTGCTCTGGACATAGTGGCCCCTGTAAAGCACAAAACAACTTCTCCTAAAAATCCTTGTCCCTGGTTAAATGAGGAAATTGCTTCCTCTAGGAGAATATGTCGTAAGGTAGAGCGTTTGTGGAAATCCACTAACTTGGAAGTGCACAGACTACATTTAAAGGAGCTTATTGTTTTTCTAAACGAAATGATGAAGCAGGCCAGatctaagtattttttttaa